GCCAGCGCCTCCAGGGCCGCCCGCGCGGTGGCGTCGCCGCCCGCCAGGTCCGCGATCGCCGCCCGCCAGGACTCCTGCGGCCGGTAGGCCTTCGGGTTCCAGGCGAAGTCGGCCGCCGTGAACAGCGGGATGCGGGACGCCGAGGGCTGCTCCATGGCGTTGGAGAGCAGCGCCGCGGACCCCCCGGCCACGGCAGGGTCCCGCCCGGTGTACGGGCCGAGGAAGATCCGGTCCTGCGCGTAGTCGTTCACCGGGTAGTTGTCCATGGTGACCAGGGGACGGCGGAAGGCCGCCCGCGCACCCGCCAGCTCCCGCCCGGTGATCGTCTTCGGCACCACCCCGACGCCGGTCCAGGCCACCTGCACCCGTTCGTCCAGCTCGGCGGCGAGCGCCGTGCGGTAGTCGGTGGCGCCGTCCTGGTAGAACTCGGTCGGCATCACCGACAGCGGCTCCGCGTCCGGGTGCCGGTCCGCGAGGTGCCGGGCGACCGCGCTCGCGACCCGTGCCTGCGCCCTGGCCGCGGCCTCGGGCCCGCTGCCGAACGTCTCCGCGTCCTCGTCGCAGTGCCACTCGCTGTAGCTGACGTTCTGGAACTGCAGCTGGAACGCCCGCACCCCCAGCGCCCACATCGCGTCGATCTTCCGGCTCAGCGCCCGCACGTCCGCGTCCGAGGTCATGCACATCGCCTGCCCGGGGGAGACGGCCCAGCCCAGGGTCACGTGCTCGGCCCGCGCCTTCGCCGCCAGCGCACGGAAGTCGGCACGCTCGCCGGCCGGGTAGGGCTCGCGCCAGCGGGTCTGCCGGTAGGGGTCGTCGCCGGCCGCGTAGAGATAGCGGTTCTGCTTCGTGCGCCCCATGAAGCCGAGCTGCGCGAGCCGCTCCTCGCGGGTCCACGGCTGCCCGTAGAAGCCCTCGGTCGTCCCGCGTACGGCGGTACCCGGCCAGTCGCGGACCACGGCCCCGGCGACGGTCCCGTCCCGCACGAGCTGACGCAGGGTCTGGACGCCGTGGAACAGGCCGTCCTCGCCGACGCCGTCCAGCGCGATCACGGCGCGGCCGCCGGTCTCGCCCACGGCGAGGCGGTAGCCCCCGGACGGCAGATCGGCGCGTTCCGGCGCGCGCAGGGCCCGCAGGGCGTGGCCGGCGTCCGTGCCGCCGAGCCGGAGCACCGGCCCCCTGCCGGGCAGGGCGTCGTGCACCGTGCGCACGCCGGAGTCGCGCAGGAGGGCCCTGAGCGCCTCCACCGCGTACGGATCGGCCTCCGGGCCGGGCAGGAGGGTGACCTCCGTCCCCAGGGTGACGGCCCGCCCCGACGCCTCCGCGGACTGCGGGCGGGGCCAGACCGGAGGCAGTGGGGTGTCACCGGTGCGGTCCGCCGCTGTCGCGGCGGGGGTGACGGGGGCCGCCACGGCGGCCGGCACGAACGGGCCGAGCAGCCCGCCGATCACGGCGACGGCGACGGCCGTCGCATGCCTCCTGCGCCCGAGCTGCACGCCGTACCCCTTCGTCCTCACTCAGGTCCGGCGTCCGGACCGGGCCCCCGGTCCGAGCGGGACCGTTGCCCCGGCAATGACGTCCGAGCCCACCACCCGCGCGCGGAGGTGTCAATGCACATGGCCGTTACGTCGGATATGCCTGATGTGCTGCAGGGTGTGGAGTGTGGGTGTTCGGGGAAGAGTTGCCGAGTGGCCGAAAACCACGCATACCCGGCGAGTGCGGGAACGTGATGTGACCCACGGCACGTTGGGCTCGTTAGTCATAACGCCTATGTCACGTCCACGCCTGCACCCGCCCCCGCTGGGTAGGCCTGCTGTGTCCTGTTGTCCATGGCCAGGAGGCCAACGTGCCCGCATCCGCGCAGCTTCTGCTCTCCGCCCTCTCCAAACAGGTACCGAGCCCCATGGATCCCGATCCGCTGGCAGGTAAGACGTCCCCCGACTTCACCGCCCCTCCGATGATCAGCGAGCTGCCGCTCGCCGACGTGTCCCCTTTGACCGGCGAGCCCGCGTTCGCCGACAGCGCCCCGCTCATCAGTGAGCCCCCGCTCACCAGCGAGCCTCCGCTCGCCGACGCAACACCCCTCACGAGCGAGCCACCGCTCGCCGCCGTCGCCCCTCTGACCAGCGAGCCGACAGCACCCGGCACCGCGGGGGGCATGGAGTCCCCAGGAGTCTGAATGGGCTTGTCCCGGCTCGCCGCACTGCACGGCGTCGCCACCTCCTTCTCCCCGTCCGCGGACGTCACGGTGTCCGTCCCCGACGACACGGTCACCGCCGTGCTCGCCGCGCTGGGCGTCGACGCCGCCACACCCGCCGACGTACGGAGATCGCTCGCCGCAGCCGAATCGGCGGCGGCCTCCCGACTGCTCCCGCCGACGGTGGTGGCCTGGTCGGGGGAGCCGCTGCCGGACGCGCTCACCGCGCTGCCGCCCGGCGCACTCCTCACGGTCGAGCCCGAACCGGGGACCACCGGCGCATCCCGGCCCCTGCGCATGCGGGTCCTGCCCGCCCCCGCACCCGTCGAGAACGCGCCGAGGACGCCCGCCTGGTGGGCCGAACCGCCCCTGGGCGTCCACCGGCTGACCGTCCGTACCCCGGACCACCGCCACATCACCGCCACGCTCGTCGTCGCTCCGGACCGCGTACCCCAGCCGCCTCCGCGCACGCACGGATTCCTCGTCCAGCTCTACTCGATGCTCTCCGCCCGCTCCTGGGGCATGGGGGACCTCGCGGACCTGGCCGACCTCGCCGCCTGGGCGGGACGGACCCTGGGCAGCGGATTCGTCCAGGTCAACCCGCTGCACGCCGCCGTACCGGGCAGACCGACCGACCCGTCCCCGTACCGCCCCTCCTCGCGCCGCTTCCCCGATCCCGTCCATCTGCACATCGAGTCGATCCCCGAGTACGGCCATGTCGGCGAGCCCGGCAGAGCGGCCCTGGACGACCTGCGCCAGGAAGCCGCGGCGCTGCGCGAGGCCGTGCTGAACAAGGGCGCGCTGATCGACCGTGACGCCGTCTGGGCACTGAAGAAGCAGGCCCTGGAGATCGTCCACGAGGTCCCCCTGACTCCCGGCCGCCGCGCCGCCTACTGCGACTTCCTCGCCGCACAGGGGCAGGCCCTGGAGGACCACGCCCTGTGGTACGCCCTGGCCGAGGTCCACGGACCGCAGTGGCGCGCCTGGCCCGAAGGGCTGCGCGACCCCCGCTCCCCGCAGAGCGCCCGGGCCCGCACCGACCTGCTCGACCGGGTCGACTTCCACTGCCGGCTCGCCTGGCTCACGGACACCCAGCTCGCCACCGCGCAGAGCGCCGCCCGGGAGTCCGGGATGCCCGTCGGGATCGTCCACGACCTCGCCGTCGGCGTACACCCCGACGGCGCCGACACCTGGGCGCAGCAGGACGCGTTCGCCCGGGGCATGTCCGTCGGCGCGCCCCCCGACGCCTTCAACGCCCACGGTCAGGACTGGGGACTGCCCCCCTGGCGCCCCGACGCCCTCGCGGCGTTGGGGTACGCCCCCTACCGGGACCTCCTGCGTGGCCTCCTCGCCCACGCCGGGGCCCTGCGCATCGACCACGTCATGGGCCTCTTCCGGCTCTGGTGGGTCCCCGAGGGGCTCCCGCCCACCGAGGGCGCCTACGTCACCCAGGACGCCGAGGCGATGCTCGCCGTCCTCGTCCTGGAGGCGCACCGGGCGGGTGCCGTCGTCATAGGGGAGGACCTCGGCACCGTCGAGCCCGGCGTACGCGAGGCGCTCGCCCGGCGCGGGGTGCTCGGCACCTCCGTGCTCTGGTTCGAGCGTGACTGGGCGGGGAACGGGCGCCCGCTCGCCCCCGGGACGTGGCGCGAGGGCTGCGTGGCGACGGCGACCACCCACGACCTGCCCTCCACCGCCGCGAGGCTGACGGGCGAACATGTGACGCTCCGCCACCGGCTCGGTCTGCTGACCCGCCCCCTGGAGCAGGAGCTGGCCGAGGACGCCGCCGACACCGCGGAATGGCTCGCCTACCTGGCCCGGCTCCGGCTGCTGCCCGAGGGTGAGGGGGACGAGGAGGCGGCCGTCCGCGCCGTCCACCGCTTCCTGCGGAGCACCCCGGCCCTGATGTCCGGCGTCTGGCTCCCGGACACCGTGGGTGACCGCCGTCCGCAGAACCTGCCCGGGACCTGGGACCAGTACCCCAACTGGCGCCTGCCCGTCGCCGACGCGGAAGGCCACCCCGTCACCCTGGAGGAGATCACCGCCTCGCCCCGGCTGCACCGGCTGATGGCCGTCCTGACGGGGGGTCCGGAGTCCCGTACGGCACCCCCGGGCGCGCGCCCCTCGTAGGCGTTCGCTACGTTTGCACCGTGGACAAGAAGAACGCTATGCGCGCCGGCGCCGTCGCGGCCGGTACGACGCTGATGATGCTGCTCATGTCGTCCCCGGCGCTCGCGCTCACCCGCGACGACGGTGACGACCCGGGGCCGGGGCTGAACGTGCTGGAGACCCTCGGTCTCTACGTCGCGCTGCCGATCGTCCTGTTCCTGGTGATCGCGGGCCTCGTGATGGTCCTCGACAAGTCCGAGAAGCAGGCCTAGGGAATTCTCCCGGGTGCGCCGCCGGTACTCCGTACCGCGCGGCGCACCGGCGTGTCCGGACCCCGGTAGGTTGCGGGCATGACCGAGTGGGACGTCAAGAAGCTCCGCATCCTGCGCACCCTGCGCGACCGGGGGACCGTCACCGCCGCCGCCGAAGCCCTCCGTATGACGCCGTCCGCCGTCTCGCAGCAGCTCACCAACCTCGCCGGGCAGCTCGGGGTACAGCTGCTGGAGGCGCAGGGGCGCCGCGTGCGGCTCACCGACGCCGCGCACCTGGTGCTGCGGCACGCCGAGGCGGTCTTCGCCCAGCTGGAGCGGGCCGACGCCGAACTCACCGGCTATCTGCGGGGCGAGGCGGGCCAGGTGCGTGTCGGCGCCTTCTCGACCGCCGTGCCCGCCCTCGTGGTGCCCGCCGTGCGGCTGCTGGGCGCCGAGGGGCGTCCCGGACCCCAGGTGC
The DNA window shown above is from Streptomyces sp. Alt3 and carries:
- the malQ gene encoding 4-alpha-glucanotransferase — protein: MGLSRLAALHGVATSFSPSADVTVSVPDDTVTAVLAALGVDAATPADVRRSLAAAESAAASRLLPPTVVAWSGEPLPDALTALPPGALLTVEPEPGTTGASRPLRMRVLPAPAPVENAPRTPAWWAEPPLGVHRLTVRTPDHRHITATLVVAPDRVPQPPPRTHGFLVQLYSMLSARSWGMGDLADLADLAAWAGRTLGSGFVQVNPLHAAVPGRPTDPSPYRPSSRRFPDPVHLHIESIPEYGHVGEPGRAALDDLRQEAAALREAVLNKGALIDRDAVWALKKQALEIVHEVPLTPGRRAAYCDFLAAQGQALEDHALWYALAEVHGPQWRAWPEGLRDPRSPQSARARTDLLDRVDFHCRLAWLTDTQLATAQSAARESGMPVGIVHDLAVGVHPDGADTWAQQDAFARGMSVGAPPDAFNAHGQDWGLPPWRPDALAALGYAPYRDLLRGLLAHAGALRIDHVMGLFRLWWVPEGLPPTEGAYVTQDAEAMLAVLVLEAHRAGAVVIGEDLGTVEPGVREALARRGVLGTSVLWFERDWAGNGRPLAPGTWREGCVATATTHDLPSTAARLTGEHVTLRHRLGLLTRPLEQELAEDAADTAEWLAYLARLRLLPEGEGDEEAAVRAVHRFLRSTPALMSGVWLPDTVGDRRPQNLPGTWDQYPNWRLPVADAEGHPVTLEEITASPRLHRLMAVLTGGPESRTAPPGARPS